In Levilactobacillus brevis, the genomic window TAGTTCCAGCCCATGGCAAATCCTAAAGCCGGGTCAACATACTTGGCTGAGTAAGCCGCGAATGAACCAGAGATTGGCATGTTCGTGGCCATTTCACCCAAGCTGGTCATCAGGAAGTACACCATCAAACCCATGGCGATATAGGCGACTAACGCACCACCAGGCCCGGCAGTTGAAATTGCCGACCCACTTGCGACGAATAATCCTGTCCCGATACAGCCACCTAACGCAATCATTGAAACGTGACGCGTCTTGAGTCCCCGCTTAACCTGATCAGAGGCCTCGCTGGTTGTTGCGTTTGACATGCTTTGTTCCATAATGTTTCCTCCTTCTTTTTATAGAAGGACTTCCTCGAAACGACCCAGTGAATTAAAAAATCTCTCCCGCAGAAAAGCTTTGCGAGAGAGATTGGAAAATTCATTATTCCAAGTCAATATCGTTGAAAGCGCCCCGCAGCCGATATTTGGCTGCGACAGTCCCTGATCTGTTAAACCAGGACCCAACCCCCGCGCTAGGTTGTCACGCGAGAATTTCGGCAATCGCCCCTTTTACTTTCCGTCATCGGTGTGACCCACCTCAGGAAAGCGACTCATGTTGATTGCGCCTCTTCTATTCGATACATTGAAGTATACTCATGAATTCTGAAAATTGCAAGATTAAATCTAGATTAGTATCAATTATTTTCCCAACAATTTAGGTCAAGGCGCAACAAAGCCTGTCGTTGCAGCGTTTGACCGCTACCTGTCACGGCCATCAATTGGTCACCGATTGTTTGGAAAGATAATTTTTCTAATAATTGGACGGAACGATCATTGCTGACCAAGGTATTGGCCCAGACCGTTTTGACCGTGGTCTGTGACCGGGCAAGGTCCGTCAGACAAGCGGTGACGGCCTCGGTCATCAGTCCCCGGCCCCAGAAGGCGGGGTCCATGAAGTAACCAAGCTCCAGCCCGGTTTCATCGGGCGCGCCCGTCTCATCCGTCCAGTCGTAGAATAAGACGACCCCAATCATTTCGTTTGTCGGATGAAAGACCACGGCATAGGACCGCGGGGTACGCCGGTCAGCGCGATACCAATGCCGGACCTGCTGATCGTCCGGATTACCCATGAGTCCCGCCGGCTGTGAAATCCTGAGATCGGTCAC contains:
- a CDS encoding GNAT family N-acetyltransferase; the protein is MTAILKTTRLDLRPLTDSDYAAYKRLVTDLRISQPAGLMGNPDDQQVRHWYRADRRTPRSYAVVFHPTNEMIGVVLFYDWTDETGAPDETGLELGYFMDPAFWGRGLMTEAVTACLTDLARSQTTVKTVWANTLVSNDRSVQLLEKLSFQTIGDQLMAVTGSGQTLQRQALLRLDLNCWENN